TGATATGTACGAAGAAGAAAACGAAAACACCGGCCTGTTTCCCGAACCCCCGGAGCATCCCGCTCAGCAGGCTAAAAAGAAAAAAGGCAGACGCGCTTATCTCGACGATATCCACCGCACCGCGGACGGCAAGTACGTCTACACCGGTCAGTGCTACGAATACGACGAGGCAATAAACACGCGCGGTTCCGTGCTGCTGCGGCTGTGGCTTCTTATGCTGCCCGCACTCGCCGCCTGCGTCGGCAGCGGCTTGTTCACCACGCCCTTCATGAGGGACACGTGGTACACGATAGGCCCGTTCGGCTTCGAGTTCGTATTCGTCGGCACGGTCGTCTGGGCGGTCGGCAGGATAACCGCGAACGGAAGCATCCTGCGCGAGTACGTGCGCAAACAGACCTTCGGGTCGCTGCCCGCGAGGTGCTGGCTCGCGGTCGGATTCGCGGGCGTCGGGATCATTGGCGGCGTCGTCTTTATGCTCGTTCACGGCACCGGCGTAACGCTGCAGTCCGGAGAGGTCGTCGACCAGACGTTCCGCTGCGTCGCTTACCTTTGCCTGAAGGCGGCGGTGATCGTTTCCTGCGCTCTGCTGGCGCTTTACGCGCCCAAAGTCGCATGGAAAGAGACGGCCGAAAAGGTGTAAAACCGTCGTTTTTTGCAAAAAATCTAAATTTCCTCTTCCATTTTTGTAACAAGTGTGTTATAATATCAAAAATATTGTGTGAGTATTGGTAGTGTACCCGTGGCGAAAAACGCGGGAATACTGCCTGAAAAGCGCATTTACAGAGGCTTTAGCCGGCTTGTACGCTTTCGGCTTCTCGGCTTTAACGCGAAAAAGCGCCGGCGCTTTTCGCCCCCTTTCAACCGTTTATTTGCGGGACAGTTCCCGTTTATAAAATTCATTAGGAGGAAAAACAATGAAAAGCACAAAGAAAATCCTTGCACTGCTGCTTGCTGCGGTTATGTGCATGGGCCTGTTCGTCGGATGCGGCGAAGGCGGCAACGAAGCGAAGGACGACACTCCGCTCGTAGTCGGTTATTCTCCCTTCTCCGGCAAGTTCAGCCCGTTCTTCTCCGAGACGGCCTATGACCAGGACGTCCAGGCTATGACTCAGCTCGGCCTGCTGACTTCCGATCGTACCGGCGCTGTCATCGAGAAGGGCATCGACGGCACCACGGTCGCCTACAACGGTAAGGATTACACTTACTACGGCCCCGCTGACCTGACCATCGATCAGAAGGCTGACGGCACCGTCGACTACAGCTTCAAGCTCCGCGAGGACCTCAAGTTCTCCGACGGCGAAAAGCTCACCATCGACGACGTCATTTTCACGATGTACACCTACGCCGATCCTACCTATGACGGCTCCACCACCTTCTTCGCGCTGCCGATTAAGGGCATGGCCGAGTACCGTTCCGGCATGGATTCCCGCGGAAACGTCATCTTCGCGGCCGGCTCCGAAGGCTACGTTGCCAACGACCTCTACACTGAGGAACAGTACAACACCTTCTGGGATTACTACAACAACAAGGCGGGCGCCGATTTCGCGAAGGAAATCTGCGACTACTGCATCAGCAAGGGCTACAACGCTTCCACTGATTCCGTTGCCGCCTGCGCCGCCAACTGGGGCTACGAGCTTGCCGAAGACGCTGACTATCAGGCGTTCTGGGAAGCCATCGTTGCCGCTTATCCGACCGTTGACGAAGCCGTCGCCACCGAGACCGCCGGCTCCGACCTCACTCAGCTGACCATCGCCGCCCTTCAGGGCGAATACCTCAACGGTGTTCAGACCGGCGAATCCGCCGCCAGCATCGAAGGCATCAAGAAGACCGGCGACTACAGCATGACCGTTACCCTGACCGAAGTCGACGCCACCGCCATTTATCAGTTCACCATGGCGGTCACTCCTCTCCACTACTATGGCGACAAGGCCAAGTACGACTATGACAACAACAAGTTCGGCTTCGACAAGGGCGACCTCTCCATCGCCAGATCGAAGATCTCCGAGCCCATGGGCGCCGGCGCGTATAAGTTCATCAAGTACGAAGACGGCGTTGTCTACTTCGAAGCCAACGAGAATTACTACCGCGGCGTTCCGAAGACCAAGCTCATCAACTTCAAGCAGTGCCTGACCGACGACGATAAGCTCAACGGCGTCACCACCGGCACCATCGACATCACCGATCCTTCCTTCTCCACCGACACCATCACCGCCATCGAGAAGGCCAACAGCAACGGCGAACTCACCGGCGACAAGATCGCTACCAACACCGTTGACAACCTCGGCTACGGCTACATCGGCATGTGCGCGAAGGTCATGAACGTCGGCGGCGACCCCGCTTCCGATGCTTCCAAGAACCTCCGCAAGGCGTTCGGCACCATCTTCTCCGTCTATCGTGACGTCGCTATCGACTCCTACTACGGAGACAGAGCTTCCGTCATCAACTACCCGATCTCCAACACGTCCTGGGCTGCTCCTCAGTCCACCGACGACGGTTACAAGGTCGCGTTCTCCGTTGACAAGGACGGCAAGGACATCTACACCTCCGACATGACCGCGGAACAGAAGTACGCTGCCGCTCAGACCGCTGCCCTCGGCTTCCTCGAAGCTGCCGGCTACACCGTCGCTGACGGCAAGGTCACCGCTGCTCCGGAAGGCGCCTCCCTCGAGTACACCGCCTGGATCCCGGCTGACGGCTCGGGCGACCATCCTTCCTTCATGATCCTGACCGAAGCGAAGAAGGCCTTTGAAGCGATCGGCATCAACCTCATCATCAAGGACCTCACCAATTCCTCCGACCTCTGGACCGCTCTTGAGGCTCAGGAAGTCGCCATCTGGTGCGCCGCCTGGGGCGCCAGCGTCGATCCGGATATGTATCAGATCTACTTCTCCGGCGACGAAGCGACCGGCAAGAAGGCCGGCGGCTCCAACTACATGTACGCCATCAACGATCCTCAGCTGAACAAGCTCATCCTTGACGGCAGAGCCTCCACCGATCAGGCCTACAGAAAGGGCATCTACAAGTCCGCCCTCGACGTCGTTATCGACTGGGCCGTTGAGATCCCCGTCTATCAGCGCCAGAACGCCATCATCTTCAGCGCTGAGCGCGTCGATCTCGACACCGTCACTCCCGACATCACCACCTTCTACGGCTGGATGATGGAGATTGAGAACACCACCCTGAAATAATCAGGAAGGTTGACTCGAACACTGCAACCTGCGTTGTAGTTAGGTACCTGCCCCGCGGTCTTTTGACCGCGGGGCAGGTCGACTGCTTTTCGGACAGGCATTTCGCATTCCTTGTAAAGCGGAGTTTCTGTCCGAAAAACAGTAACACGCCCCCGTTCCGTTACGTTTCGGCACGGGAGCGCGTTGCGTTATTCAAATCCCGATCGGAGGAATGATCTGTGCGAAAATTCATCATTAAGAGACTGCTGTTATCGGTGGTGATCTTATTCTTTGTCGCGCTCATTATCTACGCTCTCATGCGCTGTCTGCCGACCTCTTATATAGAGTCGATAGCAAGGCAGAAATCCATGCAGCCGGGCTCAAAGAGCTTTGACGAGTGGATGCAGCAGCTTTCCGCCACCTACGGTATGGACAAGGGCATAATCGCCGGCTTCTTCGGCTGGCTCGGTAAGGCGCTCACCGGAAACTTCGGCGACAGCTGGTTTTACACCGAGCCCGTCCTTCAGGTATTCAACCGCACCGTGTGGCTCTCGTTCATTATGGGCGGCATAGCGTTTATACTTGAGATACTTATCGCGATACCTCTCGGAATAATCGCCGCTACCAAGCAGTACTCGAAGACCGACTACACAGTATCGGTAATAGCGTTGGCAGGTATTTCACTACCGACGTTCTTCTTTGCGTCCCTGTTGAAGCTGTTATTCTCCGTCAAACTCGGCTGGTTCGAGTTGTTCGGACTCGTAGGGCGCGACCATCAGCAGCTGTCGGCATTCGGGCAATTCCTGGATAAAGCGCACCACCTCGTCTTACCTATCATTACGCTCGTCGTTATCAGCATAGGCGGACTGATGCGCTATACCCGCACGAATATGCTCGAAGTCCTGAACGCCGACTAT
The genomic region above belongs to Clostridia bacterium and contains:
- a CDS encoding ABC transporter substrate-binding protein yields the protein MKSTKKILALLLAAVMCMGLFVGCGEGGNEAKDDTPLVVGYSPFSGKFSPFFSETAYDQDVQAMTQLGLLTSDRTGAVIEKGIDGTTVAYNGKDYTYYGPADLTIDQKADGTVDYSFKLREDLKFSDGEKLTIDDVIFTMYTYADPTYDGSTTFFALPIKGMAEYRSGMDSRGNVIFAAGSEGYVANDLYTEEQYNTFWDYYNNKAGADFAKEICDYCISKGYNASTDSVAACAANWGYELAEDADYQAFWEAIVAAYPTVDEAVATETAGSDLTQLTIAALQGEYLNGVQTGESAASIEGIKKTGDYSMTVTLTEVDATAIYQFTMAVTPLHYYGDKAKYDYDNNKFGFDKGDLSIARSKISEPMGAGAYKFIKYEDGVVYFEANENYYRGVPKTKLINFKQCLTDDDKLNGVTTGTIDITDPSFSTDTITAIEKANSNGELTGDKIATNTVDNLGYGYIGMCAKVMNVGGDPASDASKNLRKAFGTIFSVYRDVAIDSYYGDRASVINYPISNTSWAAPQSTDDGYKVAFSVDKDGKDIYTSDMTAEQKYAAAQTAALGFLEAAGYTVADGKVTAAPEGASLEYTAWIPADGSGDHPSFMILTEAKKAFEAIGINLIIKDLTNSSDLWTALEAQEVAIWCAAWGASVDPDMYQIYFSGDEATGKKAGGSNYMYAINDPQLNKLILDGRASTDQAYRKGIYKSALDVVIDWAVEIPVYQRQNAIIFSAERVDLDTVTPDITTFYGWMMEIENTTLK
- a CDS encoding ABC transporter permease, whose product is MRKFIIKRLLLSVVILFFVALIIYALMRCLPTSYIESIARQKSMQPGSKSFDEWMQQLSATYGMDKGIIAGFFGWLGKALTGNFGDSWFYTEPVLQVFNRTVWLSFIMGGIAFILEILIAIPLGIIAATKQYSKTDYTVSVIALAGISLPTFFFASLLKLLFSVKLGWFELFGLVGRDHQQLSAFGQFLDKAHHLVLPIITLVVISIGGLMRYTRTNMLEVLNADYIRTARAKGVSEHKVIYKHAFRNTLIPLVTIIGGSLPGLFSGALITETLYSIPGIGYTSYHAMVGGDIPFSMFYLSFLAVLTLVGNLIADILYAVVDPRVRIS